One genomic window of Quercus robur chromosome 6, dhQueRobu3.1, whole genome shotgun sequence includes the following:
- the LOC126689745 gene encoding uncharacterized protein LOC126689745 gives MAMKLALFVSLMVAALAVPISGARRMGYLIEIHGTVYCPGDSNTNASGTNNVVFATAEIHVVCDGKAIDYAYTNGNGGFLFAVDYQRYTIPQILKTCKLVVISALTACPKPSPSTGHLESNLKYIGDTTVGGNLKISNIVPVGFHVVP, from the exons ATGGCAATGAAATTAGCTCTCTTTGTTTCCCTTATGGTTGCTGCACTAGCAGTTCCAATCTCTGGAGCCCGACGCATGGGTTACCTTATCGAAATCCACGGCACTGTTTATTGCCCAGGCGACAGCAATACAAATGCCAGTGGTACCAACAACGTCGTTTTCGCAA CTGCTGAAATACATGTCGTGTGTGATGGAAAAGCGATTGACTATGCCTATACCAATGGCAATGGAGGATTTTTGTTTGCCGTTGATTATCAACGTTATACGATCCCTCAAATATTGAAGACTTGCAAATTAGTGGTTATCTCAGCCCTCACCGCGTGCCCCAAACCATCTCCTTCTACGGGGCACTTGGAATCAAACTTAAAGTACATAGGGGACACTACTGTTGGGGGAAATCTTAAAATTTCCAACATTGTTCCAGTGGGATTTCATGTCGTTCCCTAA